In the Thermoanaerobaculia bacterium genome, one interval contains:
- a CDS encoding roadblock/LC7 domain-containing protein, which yields MTDIFRETLLSFAERVEGIHAVSLVGRDGIAIDSVVPAEDSVLESVSAEMTGILSNLSAVDLAIEPGMVRQFTVQSEKATVVLAAVTSEYYLLILLSPEGNSGRARFEARKAASVLEKELV from the coding sequence GTGACCGACATCTTCCGGGAGACGCTCCTCTCCTTCGCGGAGCGGGTCGAGGGCATTCACGCGGTCTCTCTCGTCGGGCGCGACGGGATCGCGATCGATTCGGTCGTCCCGGCCGAGGACTCGGTCCTCGAGAGCGTCTCCGCCGAAATGACGGGGATCCTGAGCAACCTGAGCGCCGTCGATCTCGCCATCGAGCCCGGGATGGTGCGCCAGTTCACGGTCCAGTCGGAGAAGGCGACGGTGGTGCTCGCGGCGGTGACTTCCGAGTATTATCTGCTCATCCTGTTGTCGCCCGAAGGCAACTCGGGCCGTGCCCGATTCGAGGCCCGCAAGGCGGCGTCCGTCCTCGAGAAAGAGCTGGTGTGA
- a CDS encoding acetyl-CoA carboxylase biotin carboxyl carrier protein — protein MLSFKEIKELIGLVAEKGLSGIEIERSGFRIRIEGQRPESNGGGPVYYTPLPEPGRVAGGPAGAIAAPAAEPGAAEGGAAAAEDTLHYIVSPIVGTFYRAASPESDPFVSPGDRVEKNKILC, from the coding sequence ATGCTGTCGTTCAAGGAAATCAAGGAGCTGATCGGACTCGTCGCCGAGAAGGGCCTCTCGGGAATCGAGATCGAACGCTCGGGCTTTCGGATCCGCATCGAAGGGCAGCGCCCGGAGTCCAACGGCGGCGGGCCGGTGTACTACACGCCCCTCCCGGAGCCGGGCCGAGTCGCGGGAGGGCCCGCCGGCGCCATTGCCGCGCCAGCCGCCGAGCCGGGCGCGGCGGAAGGAGGGGCCGCGGCAGCCGAGGACACGCTCCATTACATCGTGTCGCCGATCGTCGGAACGTTCTACCGGGCGGCCTCGCCCGAGTCCGATCCGTTCGTGTCGCCGGGCGACCGCGTCGAGAAGAACAAGATCCTTTGC